The nucleotide sequence atgttttttaacaattttgtaTATAAACAGAGAGTGGACACATTTATCAAATAATGATCAACTGAAACATTTTGTGGCATTAAACAATTAAGGAGGGTTTTTTGGGCCCACCATTGTTGAAAATCAAACACACGAACTCATAGAGTTACAGTAAAAATCTTACatagaaaatgaaacaaaagcCTCATCATGTCCTCCCTGTCAAATCCACCACTGACTCCTCCACCAGCTCCTCCAGCAACTTCCCCTCTATGTCCCTCCCCAAATTATCAATTTCCAATCTCATGTGTTCCGACCACCCCTTCCCGACAACCTCCTTCTTCACCATCCTCTCCACCACCCTCTCCACCACCAGGCCGTTGATGTCCCCGCCATCCTCCGAAACACACCTCACCTCATCAGAAAACCATTCCTTCATTCGGGCCCACAAGCGGTCTGCCAACAGCGGAGAATCACCCTCTACGAATCTGTCATGGGCCCCGCTGCATGACGTGGTCCTTGTGCAGCTGTCTGACCCATAACCCGTGTTGTCCACCAAGGCTGCATTCACGCAGTCGAATACAAGCTTCCGACTTGATCGCAATCGCCTTCGTTTAGCCTCATGCAGAGGCTCTTTGTCACTTTGGTTGGCGTACTTGTCTCTCAGAGCCGGGTCCAAAGGACTTTCAAGCGAATGCCATATTGTGAAAAAGGAGTCGCACTGCACCTCGCCGTCTAGGCCAGCTGCGGATAAAAGAGTCTGGACAGTGGCATGCCAGTCTTGTTCTTCCTCCTCAGTTGAAACCGAAGGGGATTTTAATAGATATGGTGTGGCAGTCTCTGCACAAGACTCATCCCATGACAGCGTCCGCGCAATTGATCCTATAGGTGGTGATTTGTCAATCAAGTTAGACTTGAGAAGTCTACCTGTTTTACCACAAAAAAAGTTACGAAATTAGAGAATAATTAATGAGCAATTTAAGGAAAAAGCAATAAAAAGTCAttacagagagagagacctaGGTGGTCTTGCTTCAAATGCACGGAGGATTCCTGGGCTGTATTGTCATCCTCTTCGAACAGTGGTTCTAGAACTGATATTGGACTTGGCTGATCCGGATTCTCACCAACACAACCGGGCACCACAGGCTTTGCCACACACATCCCTGCCTGCAAAATTTGAAgcgaaaaacaaatcaaataaaCCATTCATGCGATGACAATAAGACACTGAATAACTCAGGTTTTACGAAAAACCACCAACTTAGGCATCAACATTTATGGTTTTTCCATGCCAATTCATTCTATTGTGCCAAGTACAATACAAATCACAAACATAGGCATCAACATTTCCAATAGGTTGCCCCAGAGCCAGGTCAAACAACACAAATCCtatgatttttaaattttttttttttgttttggaggAGGATTTGCAACAACAAAGAGGGCAAGTACTAATAGCAGACGAAAACAAAAGATTGAACTACCTCGCGTGGAACTGTGCCTTGGTTTTGTCCCATGCTTGTTAAACGTGGAGATTCTTTTCCCAAATATCCAAATAAAGCAGGAGACAGACAACCTTCAAAACCACCATCATTAGCACACTGAGATGCATCACCACTAATTATGCCAGGAGGAACCAGAGAATTTGGTGGTTCAGCAAGGGCAGATTGAGATTCGCTGGATTTCCCTTTATTTGATTTCTTATTTCTGGAGAAAAATAAACTTGAGACTTTCCCTTTCAGCGATGATTTCATGCTCTTTGCCCTTGTCAGCTCTTTGGGAACATCTGTCTTTACAGCTTCGGGATCTGAAACTTGAACATTGACCCCGCCACCATATGCTGTAGAAGATACAGGGAGAGATTGTGACCTCAAAAGACTTCTGGGAGAATCAACAGCACCTTCTTCTTTTCTAAAATCAATAGGCAAGCATGAAACTGATTCCCTTGGTTCTTGTTCCTTCTGAATACTCTCATCCTCAGATCTTTCTGGCTTCTTTATCTCTGAAAGGGCAAGCATCTCTCCCAGTGTACTAGAGCTCCTCCGAGTATGTCTTTGTTCCTGAGGATTCCCATTTAGTGCCATCATTGCCCATCTTTCAGAAAGTCGCTTCTTTGCCTCTCTGCAAACGGATGATTCTGGCGAACATGACACGCGGCTGAAGGAGGACGAAGAAAAAGGGCTGCCAAACCTATTGACGTAATCCCATGAATGCCTAGAAGATGGCGACATAACTTCAGAATCACTGAGATTTCCTCCTGCATATTCATGTTCTGATTTATAAAATGAACTTTCATCACCGGTATGGCCATTGGAAAATACAGAGGAAATCAAAGTTTTGTCCCTCCGATGACCCATCAAATTATCACGCATCTTCTGCGTGATCTCCTTTGCAACTTCTCTTGATTCTCGCTCCTCATCATCTTCACGTTCCTCATAGAAGTTTTCACCATGTAAAACTCTTGGTGATGAGGTGGGTGAAGAAACCACAGCCTTAATGTCATTAGCCTTCCCAGGGCTAGGCCTTAATACCACTATCCGAGTTGGTGGAGCCAGATATCCATCAACTTCCTGATCAATAATAGTAGGAGAGTATCCATGGTGGCCTTTGTCCCATGCAGCTGCTTGACCGACCTGAGCTGATTTCTTTGTCTGTTCATCATTCTTGTCCCCTGTGCCTGATAATTTTTCACTAGAAACCATCTTTGAAGGTCTGAGAACAGTGATCCGCTTTGTCTCGGTAGGCTGGGGAGGAATAGATTGTAATTCATGTAGATGCTGAGAAAATAAGGAATTAGGTTCTTGCAGAAACTTGAGGAACAATTCTCTATTGGAACTTAATACGTCAAGTGCATCTTGGAACTCCTTGGACTGGCGAAGCCTCTCATCGGTGGCCAAGCGTTTCGCTTCCATGAACTTCTGACGAACAAGAGTCATCTTCTTCTCGTTAACTTTTTCATTATACCTTCCCTTCTGCGGCAACATATTTCTTCCATAATTTGCTTTCTGAGGTTGTTGCCAGACTTCATAAACATCTTTATAATCATTCTGCTCTGAACACTGATGAAATTCGCATGGCATTCCGTTTTCCAAAAACCCATCTTCTTGCTGCCAACATCCCAATGGCATGCTGTTATTAGTACCTTGTGAATAACAGTTTGTATGACTTCTTTGTGAAGCTGAATCGGACTGCTCAAGTGGGAGAGCATCAAGCCCCATCAATTTAGCAACCAAGTTGGGCGGATTCTTCTTAGATACCACTTCTTTTGACATTTCTCGGTCTAAAAGGATCTTTATGGGTGTTCCACTTGCCTTATTGTTTGATGAACTTCTTCTTAACTCAGACACAATCTGAATACCCCATAAAAATGTAACACAAATCAGGAAACTGCAGTATATTATATATGTGATGAGCAACAAAAGACTACTTCGCATTGGAATTGTTTCTCGCGCTGGTTTAAAAATACATTGGTCAGAGAAAAATCCTGTAACACTTACCACTTTATCATCTATGTGATCTCCAAAGGGAGGAGGGCCCAACATTGTTGCCACATCTGATTGACTCCTTGAGAGTGAAGAGCCTACCAAAACTGATGGATCAGTATAATATTTGTCAGGTTACCAAAAGCACATGAGAAGCAATCACCAAAAGTTCCAAAAGGATAAAGAAAATTAGAACAGGAATTTGAAAGCGATTTTGCAAAGGATTAGAATATGCCGCTATTGACTTATTAATAAAAGACTATATCAAAGGAATTACCATCACGGTGCGGTTTATCAGTAAGCAGCTTATTTCCAGGAACCCCATTACCCAAATCAAAGAGGTTCACCATTCTTCCCAAGCATCCAGGGGAAGGCTTGTCCGCGTTATGAGCTTTGCCGATCTGCATCCCGTTCATTTCAACCCCTGTATGATCACATAACTCAGTAGATTAATCACAACATACAATCACTTTTCTGCTTCATTTGTTGAAATGGAATAAAACAAATGCAGTCAAagaatcccaaaccaaataaataaaaccgtTGAACAACATGACATCTTCCAAAAGAAATTAAAGGGGGCAAAAAAATAAACCAATTCGAAGCCACACAATTCAACACGATTAgaaattatgaaaaaataaataataaataaataaataatattttcccatttcagTCAAACCCAGCACACAAACAACGAACCTGAAAGCTACAAGCTTGAAGCTTGAACCCcaattaagagagagagagagagagagagggaggcagGAGATACAAATCGAATGTTAAGCCGAGTGAAAATTGAGCACATTGGATTCAAATATCACATCAATTTTTATGCGTAAAAAGCAGCCAAAAAGTTTGGATTTTTTCTAAGatcaaaataaaacccaaaagcaAGCTAATTACAAGGAAATCATTGAgctaaaattgaacaaaaagcGATAATATTATTAGGCTCAGGAAAGCTGCTATGTCTTCAGCTTTAGCTAATTAAAAAGCAAATCCAGCTACTGAGAAGGAATTAGATTCCCCTTATCACAAcacagaggggagagagagagagagagagagaagtgtgGGATCGGAAAAAGTTAGTGAGAGACAGACCAAAAAGTTAACACTCGAAAGGACGACACAGCCATAAATCTCTGACACAGTTACAAGCAGCATtcagagagagagcgagagagggaTTGGGACCTGTGGTCGGCGAGGAGCTGAGGATCTTTCATTCCGGCGGTAATGCGGCCGGAGGAGCTGCCGGCATCTGAGGTGGCGATTGGATCGGCGGTGCTGGCTCTGAGAATCTGCGGTAGTTGGTTTCGGTTTTTCTTGTGAGCTTctgctttctttctctctctagtttcTCTTTCTTCCCCACCGACTTTCTTCGCAGTGTGGTGTCGGACTTGAAAATGGTTTTGTTTAATTGAGAttgattttagagagagagagagagagagagagagagagaaagcgatTGAGAATAAACAGGTgacaatgagagagagagggatcaAAAACGAAAATGTGGAAAGTAGAGGGTAATCAGACAATATTCGTATTTTTTGtagggagtttttttttttttttgtcaaacgacagatttgttatattttggattAGGATGCCGACGGATTCAAATCCACGTTGTAGTGCAAAGGCAACACTTATCTCCACCACTAATATAAAAGGTTTTCGTGTTTCTATTTATGTCCTTTTAGTGTTGGGTATTTAACGTTATGGGCTATTATTGGGTTTGCCATCACGCGTACTCCCATCTTTAGGGAAAGAGATCATCTTTGGATTTTTTCTTCC is from Malus sylvestris chromosome 5, drMalSylv7.2, whole genome shotgun sequence and encodes:
- the LOC126622730 gene encoding uncharacterized protein LOC126622730 isoform X1, whose amino-acid sequence is MNGMQIGKAHNADKPSPGCLGRMVNLFDLGNGVPGNKLLTDKPHRDVLVGSSLSRSQSDVATMLGPPPFGDHIDDKVIVSELRRSSSNNKASGTPIKILLDREMSKEVVSKKNPPNLVAKLMGLDALPLEQSDSASQRSHTNCYSQGTNNSMPLGCWQQEDGFLENGMPCEFHQCSEQNDYKDVYEVWQQPQKANYGRNMLPQKGRYNEKVNEKKMTLVRQKFMEAKRLATDERLRQSKEFQDALDVLSSNRELFLKFLQEPNSLFSQHLHELQSIPPQPTETKRITVLRPSKMVSSEKLSGTGDKNDEQTKKSAQVGQAAAWDKGHHGYSPTIIDQEVDGYLAPPTRIVVLRPSPGKANDIKAVVSSPTSSPRVLHGENFYEEREDDEERESREVAKEITQKMRDNLMGHRRDKTLISSVFSNGHTGDESSFYKSEHEYAGGNLSDSEVMSPSSRHSWDYVNRFGSPFSSSSFSRVSCSPESSVCREAKKRLSERWAMMALNGNPQEQRHTRRSSSTLGEMLALSEIKKPERSEDESIQKEQEPRESVSCLPIDFRKEEGAVDSPRSLLRSQSLPVSSTAYGGGVNVQVSDPEAVKTDVPKELTRAKSMKSSLKGKVSSLFFSRNKKSNKGKSSESQSALAEPPNSLVPPGIISGDASQCANDGGFEGCLSPALFGYLGKESPRLTSMGQNQGTVPREAGMCVAKPVVPGCVGENPDQPSPISVLEPLFEEDDNTAQESSVHLKQDHLGRLLKSNLIDKSPPIGSIARTLSWDESCAETATPYLLKSPSVSTEEEEQDWHATVQTLLSAAGLDGEVQCDSFFTIWHSLESPLDPALRDKYANQSDKEPLHEAKRRRLRSSRKLVFDCVNAALVDNTGYGSDSCTRTTSCSGAHDRFVEGDSPLLADRLWARMKEWFSDEVRCVSEDGGDINGLVVERVVERMVKKEVVGKGWSEHMRLEIDNLGRDIEGKLLEELVEESVVDLTGRT
- the LOC126622730 gene encoding uncharacterized protein LOC126622730 isoform X2, with the translated sequence MNGMQIGKAHNADKPSPGCLGRMVNLFDLGNGVPGNKLLTDKPHRDGSSLSRSQSDVATMLGPPPFGDHIDDKVIVSELRRSSSNNKASGTPIKILLDREMSKEVVSKKNPPNLVAKLMGLDALPLEQSDSASQRSHTNCYSQGTNNSMPLGCWQQEDGFLENGMPCEFHQCSEQNDYKDVYEVWQQPQKANYGRNMLPQKGRYNEKVNEKKMTLVRQKFMEAKRLATDERLRQSKEFQDALDVLSSNRELFLKFLQEPNSLFSQHLHELQSIPPQPTETKRITVLRPSKMVSSEKLSGTGDKNDEQTKKSAQVGQAAAWDKGHHGYSPTIIDQEVDGYLAPPTRIVVLRPSPGKANDIKAVVSSPTSSPRVLHGENFYEEREDDEERESREVAKEITQKMRDNLMGHRRDKTLISSVFSNGHTGDESSFYKSEHEYAGGNLSDSEVMSPSSRHSWDYVNRFGSPFSSSSFSRVSCSPESSVCREAKKRLSERWAMMALNGNPQEQRHTRRSSSTLGEMLALSEIKKPERSEDESIQKEQEPRESVSCLPIDFRKEEGAVDSPRSLLRSQSLPVSSTAYGGGVNVQVSDPEAVKTDVPKELTRAKSMKSSLKGKVSSLFFSRNKKSNKGKSSESQSALAEPPNSLVPPGIISGDASQCANDGGFEGCLSPALFGYLGKESPRLTSMGQNQGTVPREAGMCVAKPVVPGCVGENPDQPSPISVLEPLFEEDDNTAQESSVHLKQDHLGRLLKSNLIDKSPPIGSIARTLSWDESCAETATPYLLKSPSVSTEEEEQDWHATVQTLLSAAGLDGEVQCDSFFTIWHSLESPLDPALRDKYANQSDKEPLHEAKRRRLRSSRKLVFDCVNAALVDNTGYGSDSCTRTTSCSGAHDRFVEGDSPLLADRLWARMKEWFSDEVRCVSEDGGDINGLVVERVVERMVKKEVVGKGWSEHMRLEIDNLGRDIEGKLLEELVEESVVDLTGRT